In the genome of Strix uralensis isolate ZFMK-TIS-50842 chromosome 19, bStrUra1, whole genome shotgun sequence, the window GTGGAGAAGCACCATGGTTTCCTTGAAGATCACAAGAGTTTAAAATCCAAAAGTAGAGAAAGAGAAAcgagggggaaagaaaaaaaaaaaaggggggggggaaagaagcagaaagctcTTCCAAGCAGCAAGGGGCCGCCGCTAGCCAAGGTGTCCTCACACCGTTGATACCAAACTCCCACTGCCGCTGCGGAACAAAGCACAGGAGACTGCCAGAGTGGCCGGGACCGCTGGCGCGCGCCGCGAGGCAGCACCGTGCCCAGGAGCCCAGCTCCCTGGCACGGCACCACGGGGACCAGCACCCCGCCGCAGAGCTTGATCCCTGCCCGGCACCTGGGGTTTGGGGTTTAGCCCCAAAAACGAGACAGGGCGGCTCCAAGGCAGAGGGAATGGggatggaggagctgctgggtggGAGAAGGTGCCGGGGACAGACCCCGAGAGCGTGCGCTCTCTGTGGCCTTGCTATCTGGGAGCAAGCCCCAGAGAGGGGCTGTGGAGACGCGACTCACTCCGGAGGAGCACAAGGGGTGTGAGGTTGGGGACGGCGGGGGCTGCCCCTGGGACCTGCCCTCCCCGGGAGACGCTGGGTCCCTCCGCAATCACAGACAAGACCTGCACCGTGTCCTCCACCACATGGCCCCATCCCAGCCACCGCCTGCGCCCCAGGGAGCCCATGCAGGGACCCCCACGGGGACACGGCACCATGGCCTCACCCAGAGCCAACACCAACAGTTCGCTTTCAGGTAACGCGAGAGGAAGGTGAAGTCTTACCTGCTGACGGACCTCGTCCCGTAGTCGTCGAGACCCtgtggagaggaggggaggaggcacGGTGAGGGGTGGGGGACGTGGGCTGTGCCCATTCAGGTGCCACCGGAGGGTCACACGAACAGACCAAAGTGCATCAGGACCCAGGGACACCAGGGCCGAGAGCCAATGCATTTGGAGAGAAAAGCTATGGAGATGATTTGAATGGGATTTAGACAGCAGAGAGTAAAGCTGCATCACTCTCTTCGGAGCAGGACTTTATCTGGCAAGACAAGGGAAAGCAACTGCCGGGAGAGCCCCGgtctgctctgcccagccccacTGTGGTACAGAGCTCCAGCCGCTTTCGAGGTGTGAGACACTCAAAAAGGGATTAAACAAGTCTGAGAGACACCAGTGAAATGTTCTGTGGAAAGACATGTTTCGTCTGTATTAACTCCCACCAGAAATCCACAGGGTTTTGGACCATTTTCTCCTTCAGCCGGTACTGAACAGCCTTTGCAGTGGGGAAGGACTCTGCTGGTCCGAGGAGCAGGTGGGGCCTGGGCTCAGAGGACATCCCTTGAGGACGCTGCTCCTCGGGCGAGGACCTGCCCTGGGATACAGCCAcggagcagctctgctctctgtgaCAAACACAGGACCGCTCCAGGAAGGGGTGGGAGTCACTGCTCTGAGCTGGCCACGCACCAGGGATCAGAGACCCGCGTTCCCACTGTCCCAGAACGCTCCCAatcacaaaaccccaaacccggCAGCAAACCCTGCTGGGCAAACCCAGCAAAGAGCAAGAAGTGGGGCTGTGCTTCTGTCCCATCCCCTGCAGAGAGGGGCCAGATCCTGGTTGGAGCTGCCACCTCTCTGGAACGCCCCGCTGAAGGGTTGGGTGCTGCATGgctgcctctccccctcctcatcctctccctGTCCGCCGGCACGTGCTGGGTGCTCCAGGAAAGCCGACGTGGCTCATCACCACGCTCATTCCAGTGGGGAAGCCCCACTCTGCCAGTGGCTCCTGGGTTAAGCTGGTGCCATCCACACGTGCGTTCTCCCCAACTTGTTATCCAAGAACTCTGAGCTCATTTTGGACAATCACCAGCCCTGGCTGGGGtctgccccagccccaccgctcaccccagcatccccacgGGCCCATCACCGGCTCCAATCGGCATGTGCCAGAGAAAACGCTTCCAGCTGCCTGTGAACAGCCTGTTTCTGGTGGGAGGCTCCCATGGAGTCAGCAAGTGTTGTCCTTTGGGGGTTTACGGTGCCGTTTTGTGCCACTCTCCCCGTGCCTTGCCCGTTCCACCCAGGCGAGCCAAACCGGCCCGTCCTCCCCATCCGCTGGTCTCCTCTCCTGCTACCTCCTTGCATCCCTGTCCCTTGTCCCTGGGACAGATGCTCGGCAGGAGACAGGGCCTCGGACAAGGCACACGGGTTGCCAGGCAAAAGCGGCCAACTGCCCGTAAATCCCAAGGGCAACATTGCGTGCGTTCGGACTTACAGCTGTCGACCTAGTGTAAGGCTTGTAGTGAGCGGAGGGTGGTTGGCAGAGGCCACTGGAATAGTCTTTAATTGCACAACCATAGGGCATTAGGTAGTCCTACAAACAACGAAGACAGGTTGGAGAGCagccctcctccacctccacGTGGTCCACGCCACGCCAAGACTGAGAAGATGCTTTAACACATTTCACCCTTCTGCTTTAAAACCGGCGGCGGGACGGGGATACCGCAGACACCCAGGCCACCGCGGGCAGGGCTCCAGCCGGGACCACCGCCCTAGGATGTGCTCAAGCATCTCCCACTTATAAAAAGTCGCCCCCCTTGCCCCAAAGTGGGAGAAGCCCCCGCTGCCCCGCGGGCTCACCTGGGAGAAGGCGGGCACAGCCACGCTGTACGGCCTCTGCTTGAAGGTGTTGACGCCTTGCGGCGGGAAGGCCTGGGAGGCCATGCCGTAGTCGGGCGGCGGGATGGCGATGTCGTCCTTGTCCAGCAAGTTCCCggtgctgctgctcttcccttgCTGCAGGCTGGGGCGGGGCACACAAGCAGAGGCATCAGCACCAGCCCACCCTGGGCTGACACCCCCATCCACCCGCAGAGGGGGACCCCATGgccaaagcccccccccccccctccccccgagCCTAACACCCGCCTGTGCTGGGAGTTATTCACAGAATCAATCCCAGTATCATcggggttggaaaagcccttgaagctcctccagtccaaccattcacctcaccctgaccgttcccaactccaccagatccctcagcgctgggtcaacccgactcttcaacccctccagggatggggactccccccctgccctgggcagcccattccaacgcccaacaaccccttctgcaaagaaatccttcctaagagccagtctgaccctgccctggcgcagcttgaggccattccctctggtcctggtgctggttccttggctcaagagactcatcccccctctctgcaccctcctttcagggagttgcagagggccaggaggtctcccctcagcctcctcttctccagactaaacccccccagttccctcagccgctccccatcagacctgtgctccagaccctgcaccaggcccgttgcccttctctgggcacaCAAATGTGTCCTAACGACACGCTCCGGAGGAAGGGGAATATTCCCATTCCAAGCCCACAAGCCTGCCCCAGGAGGGGTGCGGGGACCCACCCGGGCAATGCTCCTACCTCGCATGGACCCGCTCGCTGCCATCGCTGTCGAGGACTCGTGTGTAGGAGAAAGGAAACCAGCCCCTCCTGAAAGGCAAAGGCGCGGGATGAAGCCAAACCCACGTTTATGCGTGGAGGATCCAGGAGAGGCTGCACCCGGGGTGCAGCGGTTCACGGGGACAGCtctcacatttttgttttctcgCTCTCTCCGTAGTGCCAGCCGTCCCTGGCCTCTGGCACCAGCAGCGTGATGAGGTCACCCTCCTTGAAGCTCAGGAGGGTGCTGTTATCTCCGGCAGCGTGAGAGAAAATAGCCTGCACCCTCGTCCTGCCGTTCCTCTCGAGCCCTGCGGCCATGGAGCTGGAGCGCGGCAGCGTCTTGTTTTCGGCTGGTGGGAGACAGAGACCAACAAGTGCCCCAAGTCCGGGACGCTGCGGCCATACCCGGGCACGGCCTGGCACAACAGGTTTCTAACCTTGCTTATTTTACCCCAGGTGCTAATAAAACCTTCAGCATGACTCACACCTTCCCCCTTAACAAGCAGGACCCCAGGCAGGGTCAGGCCACTGCTCTTGGCACTGCCCGCCGGTCACGGCAAAGGGAACAAGCCTCCTTGTGCGAGATTCCTCAAGATTTTCCCTCCTGGAAATCCTGTCTGTGGGCTGAAACCCTGTCCAGCTGAAAACCCATGGCAAAGCCCAGCTTTACTCCTTTCCTAGCCAGCACCACAGCACCCCGGGAGCCCCCGGAGTGGAGGCCTGGGAGGACAGAGCCTCACCTGATGCGTAGCTGTTTTTCGGTGGCACGTTTTTGCGAACTGGGAGTGTATTGGAGTAAGAGTCACTCAGCTGCTTCTGAGGCTGGGGAGGAGATAAAGATTTGGGCTGTGCTGGCTTCATCTCAGACCAGTGGTTGTACCCATCGCTGTCTGGGCCTGAGACTCCATTCATCACCGGCATGGCCTCCTGCGCCGACATGCGCTatggagagaggagaggaggggggggaagacgGGGAACGTCTTCATTAGGGCATCCCACCGCAGCTCCCGCAGCGGGACACGGCTCCAGGGAAGGTGGTTCACAGCCTGTTGGGTTTAGTTCCCCCACTTGAGACAAACTGCtctgggggggggcggcggggtcACCTCTACGGTGTTTTACTGCTCCAAGCTGCCTCGCACCTGATAAACCCCTCCTGAGCTCTTACTGCTCAGCTTGTGCCCCCACATCACGGGGGAGACCCTTTTTTGAAGGGTCTTTCATCTCAGGGGTCACTCCAAGCTCCTTCTCCTGTGGTTACTCCTTGGTCCAGCCCCCCAGCTCTGGGACCAGCCTGGCCAGGTGAGTCCAGCCCCCAGGTTCCCCAAACCCCCCCGGGGAGCCCCTGCCCCTCCGGAGCTCCACAACCCAggcgggatgggatgggatgggatgggacaggctGCCCGTCCCCACGTCAGCCGAGCCGTCCTCCTCCCCGCATCGCAGGGCGGCAAGCGCACGGAGCTGCCCAGCCCTCCGCGCCGATGATGCTCCACCAAAAGGCAACTTGCTGAGGACAACGGTGACACTGGCCCAGGCTTGTCCCTCCAGTTTTGCTCAGAAGGGCAGGACAACTTCCACCACGGAGATACTTACTCCTACAAAAGGTGCCAGCtctggggggacagggagaggtTTGGCACCAGGGATGGGGTCAGAGATGATGAGGTTGGATTTGGATGTAGATAGAGGGTTGGGCATGATGGTGCCATTGCTGCTGGCAGCCATCTGCTGCATCAGCTGTACAGCCCGGTCCGGGATCTTGTTGGGATCCGAGCAGGACTGCTGCCACAGCGGCAGCTTCTGCGTCAGCATCTCCTTCCCCTGCAACAGAGAAAGACGAGGCGTGAGGGCACAGGGGTGCAGAAAACCCACCCAGCTCCACagccctccctgggcagcactgcGGGATGCAGAGCTGGCCTGATCCTGGCCACAAGATTGATCGACGACTCTGTGCATGGCACAGGCGAGATAAAACACGGGGATTGACAGATTCCAGGCTCTGACAGCAGCCGAGCCAGGAAGGTGTCATGAAAActggaaaggagggaaggaaaacgCAATTCATCTCCCCAGCTCATTCCAATACCCTGTGAGGGGCAGCTCCAGGGGCTGTAGGgagctgggcagggtgctgggctcaGCTAGAACtaaatacaaatggaaaataaaacccaaccgAAGGCTTGGCAAGGCCCAGTCTGCACTCCTGCTGTCACCCAAGGGACGAGCTGCTTGTTCCGTGCTGCTCAGCCCCAGGAGCCTCTGGCCCCACCACCCTCAAGAGCTCAACCCCGCTGTTCCCTGCACGTGGTCAGGACCAGCAGCCGCCATCCACCGCCGTGCCCCGagccacaggaaaagaaaaaaaaagatttgagctAAACGTGCCCTTATTCTGCTCACACCCCCGTGCCCTGTGAGCCAGCATCCCATTGTGCGCCACTGAGGGAGGAGATGTCCCAAACCCCCCCAAGGCCATTCCCCAGCCAAACGCCACCACGCAGACCCCCACCACCTGCCCGAACACTGCGCCATGAGGAATCATGGAGGAGTGGCTCTGGTAAGCCCGATGGCTAGCTTGCCCAATGGCTAGCTCGCCTGATGGCTCGCTCTGCAGCAGAGGGTGACCTGACGCCTCTGCCCATCTTCACAGCCGGTCTCATCTGGAGACGACTTGGTCCCCAAGTAtcaaaaaacccctccaaatcCAATTTCAAAGTGCCAGAACGTTTCCCCGCTATTGGCCACCGGCTCCAGCCGAGGCGCAGCCTCGCTGCCCAGACCGTGGCTGCTGCCAGCGTCCTCGGGAgccatgggcagcagcaggacagtgttTTTAGCCAGCAAGGCCCACCCAGCTGCCAGGCTGGTGCAGGGCCGGGCACCTGTGTCACACATATGCCCACCGCGCTCTGGACGAGCCACCTGCAGAGTCCTCCTTGCAAAGTCACCCTCCACGTGTTGCTGCTGCAAGAAGTTTTTGGTTTCACCCTGCTGTAGCCATGCTGCAGGTGCCGGCACCCTCATGCCTGTTGTCACCCCACCCCGGGGGGGgattctttttcctcctctggcaCTACAGGAGGAGTTCGCATATGCCAAGCACGGATCCAGCCCGCAGCGCAGTGCGAGGACAGTGCTGACTAATCCAAACTCCTTCTCCTGCTCCCCGGTGCCAAGCGCGGCGGTGACAGATGGGTGCTGCGAGCGacagggggtggtggtggggaacaACCAGAACGGGAGCACGAGGCTGCGGGAGCAGCACCGACACTCCCAGCCCTCATCCGGATGGATTCCGCTCCGGACCAGCGCAGGGGGCCCTGGCTCCCCAGGTTGGCTACTCCAGCCTGGGGCCCAGGAGATGTGAGCTGCCAGGAATGGGCAAGAGGGGTTTGGAGCAGCAGTTTAGTCTCTGGTTTAATCAACCCCTGGCCTTAGCAAAGGTGGGAAGGCGAGGGTCAGAGTGAGCCTTGCCAGGCGGGCAGTGCTGCTCCAGCTCCGAGCAGGGACGTCACTGCTTTACACTTCTCCTGCTTTTGTAAATCATGAGCTGATGTGTGAGGAACGTGACCAGCCTCTGCCAGGGCAGCACCCTCAGACCTCGGGGACCGTGACCGCCAGCTCTGCTGTGCCGGTGAAGCCTCACCGCGGAGGGGGTGGCACTGCCTGGGCAAGCAGGATCCGCTCCCAGGCTCTGCCACCGGCAAACCACCGTCGCTCCCGTCTACCTCGTGCAGCCAGAAGCTGCTTTGAAATGCAGAGCAGCACCCAGGGGAGACGTGCCCCGTCGTCAGCCTCTCCCAGCACGGGAGCACCTGGGACACCCTGTCCATGGGTCACCCACTGgtgttttccttcccctctgccccccgaGCTGTGGGGGCTGCACCAGCCGTAGCATTCAGGGTATCAGCTGGCTCCATAGGCAACAGCTCGTGACAGGAGCATCCTCCCAGTGCTGGGGCAGCCCAGGGGCCACGGGAACACGGCGGCAGACTGGCAGCTCTGGTGGGGCCGACTCACCTTGGCGTGGTAGGTGATCGCGCTCTTGGCGACCGCGCACTGTTTCTCTACCAGGAAGCAGAACCGCCTCCTCTCTTCTGTGAGAGCTGTCTTGTAGCTGTCGGAGACGTAGTTTTCCAGCTCGCCTTGCTTGTTGCTGATGGCTTCGATGTACTAGAACAGAGGGAGAAGCAGAGAGGTGGCTGCCTCTGCCGCTTTGCCCGCCGAACGCCTGCGCAGGGTAAGGGGATGGTGCAGCTCCTCCAGAGAGGGCTCAGCGGTGccgtggggct includes:
- the BAIAP2 gene encoding BAR/IMD domain-containing adapter protein 2 isoform X3, coding for MVLPGPPGMSRSEEVHRLTENVYKTIMEQFNPSLRNFISMGKTYEKALASMTYAAKGYFDALVKMGELASESQGSKELGDVLFQMAEVHRQIQNQLEEMLKSFHNELLTQLEQKVELDSRYLSAALKKYQTEQRSKGDSLDKCQAELKKLRKKSQGSKNPQKYSDKELQYIEAISNKQGELENYVSDSYKTALTEERRRFCFLVEKQCAVAKSAITYHAKGKEMLTQKLPLWQQSCSDPNKIPDRAVQLMQQMAASSNGTIMPNPLSTSKSNLIISDPIPGAKPLPVPPELAPFVGRMSAQEAMPVMNGVSGPDSDGYNHWSEMKPAQPKSLSPPQPQKQLSDSYSNTLPVRKNVPPKNSYASAENKTLPRSSSMAAGLERNGRTRVQAIFSHAAGDNSTLLSFKEGDLITLLVPEARDGWHYGESEKTKMRGWFPFSYTRVLDSDGSERVHASLQQGKSSSTGNLLDKDDIAIPPPDYGMASQAFPPQGVNTFKQRPYSVAVPAFSQDYLMPYGCAIKDYSSGLCQPPSAHYKPYTRSTAGLDDYGTRSVSSGSGSLVSTV
- the BAIAP2 gene encoding BAR/IMD domain-containing adapter protein 2 isoform X7; the encoded protein is MVLPGPPGMSRSEEVHRLTENVYKTIMEQFNPSLRNFISMGKTYEKALASMTYAAKGYFDALVKMGELASESQGSKELGDVLFQMAEVHRQIQNQLEEMLKSFHNELLTQLEQKVELDSRYLSAALKKYQTEQRSKGDSLDKCQAELKKLRKKSQGSKNPQKYSDKELQYIEAISNKQGELENYVSDSYKTALTEERRRFCFLVEKQCAVAKSAITYHAKGKEMLTQKLPLWQQSCSDPNKIPDRAVQLMQQMAASSNGTIMPNPLSTSKSNLIISDPIPGAKPLPVPPELAPFVGRMSAQEAMPVMNGVSGPDSDGYNHWSEMKPAQPKSLSPPQPQKQLSDSYSNTLPVRKNVPPKNSYASAENKTLPRSSSMAAGLERNGRTRVQAIFSHAAGDNSTLLSFKEGDLITLLVPEARDGWHYGESEKTKMRGWFPFSYTRVLDSDGSERVHASLQQGKSSSTGNLLDKDDIAIPPPDYGMASQAFPPQGVNTFKQRPYSVAVPAFSQGLDDYGTRSVSSGSGSLVSTV
- the BAIAP2 gene encoding BAR/IMD domain-containing adapter protein 2 isoform X9; this encodes MVLPGPPGMSRSEEVHRLTENVYKTIMEQFNPSLRNFISMGKTYEKALASMTYAAKGYFDALVKMGELASESQGSKELGDVLFQMAEVHRQIQNQLEEMLKSFHNELLTQLEQKVELDSRYLSAALKKYQTEQRSKGDSLDKCQAELKKLRKKSQGSKNPQKYSDKELQYIEAISNKQGELENYVSDSYKTALTEERRRFCFLVEKQCAVAKSAITYHAKGKEMLTQKLPLWQQSCSDPNKIPDRAVQLMQQMAASSNGTIMPNPLSTSKSNLIISDPIPGAKPLPVPPELAPFVGPQKQLSDSYSNTLPVRKNVPPKNSYASAENKTLPRSSSMAAGLERNGRTRVQAIFSHAAGDNSTLLSFKEGDLITLLVPEARDGWHYGESEKTKMRGWFPFSYTRVLDSDGSERVHASLQQGKSSSTGNLLDKDDIAIPPPDYGMASQAFPPQGVNTFKQRPYSVAVPAFSQGLDDYGTRSVSSGSGSLVSTV
- the BAIAP2 gene encoding BAR/IMD domain-containing adapter protein 2 isoform X10, whose amino-acid sequence is MVLPGPPGMSRSEEVHRLTENVYKTIMEQFNPSLRNFISMGKTYEKALASMTYAAKGYFDALVKMGELASESQGSKELGDVLFQMAEVHRQIQNQLEEMLKSFHNELLTQLEQKVELDSRYLSAALKKYQTEQRSKGDSLDKCQAELKKLRKKSQGSKNPQKYSDKELQYIEAISNKQGELENYVSDSYKTALTEERRRFCFLVEKQCAVAKSAITYHAKGKEMLTQKLPLWQQSCSDPNKIPDRAVQLMQQMAASSNGTIMPNPLSTSKSNLIISDPIPGAKPLPVPPELAPFVGRMSAQEAMPVMNGVSGPDSDGYNHWSEMKPAQPKSLSPPQPQKQLSDSYSNTLPVRKNVPPKNSYASAENKTLPRSSSMAAGLERNGRTRVQAIFSHAAGDNSTLLSFKEGDLITLLVPEARDGWHYGESEKTKMRGWFPFSYTRVLDSDGSERVHASLQQGKSSSTGNLLDKDDIAIPPPDYGMASQAFPPQGVNTFKQRPYSVAVPAFSQDYLMPYGCAIKDYSSGLCQPPSAHYKPYTRSTAGLDDYGTRSVSSGSLHVPVSSNLPSLSLAAPMLKWPGFEVPLPIVKTPLPTSS
- the BAIAP2 gene encoding BAR/IMD domain-containing adapter protein 2 isoform X2 — protein: MVLPGPPGMSRSEEVHRLTENVYKTIMEQFNPSLRNFISMGKTYEKALASMTYAAKGYFDALVKMGELASESQGSKELGDVLFQMAEVHRQIQNQLEEMLKSFHNELLTQLEQKVELDSRYLSAALKKYQTEQRSKGDSLDKCQAELKKLRKKSQGSKNPQKYSDKELQYIEAISNKQGELENYVSDSYKTALTEERRRFCFLVEKQCAVAKSAITYHAKGKEMLTQKLPLWQQSCSDPNKIPDRAVQLMQQMAASSNGTIMPNPLSTSKSNLIISDPIPGAKPLPVPPELAPFVGRMSAQEAMPVMNGVSGPDSDGYNHWSEMKPAQPKSLSPPQPQKQLSDSYSNTLPVRKNVPPKNSYASAENKTLPRSSSMAAGLERNGRTRVQAIFSHAAGDNSTLLSFKEGDLITLLVPEARDGWHYGESEKTKMRGWFPFSYTRVLDSDGSERVHASLQQGKSSSTGNLLDKDDIAIPPPDYGMASQAFPPQGVNTFKQRPYSVAVPAFSQDYLMPYGCAIKDYSSGLCQPPSAHYKPYTRSTAGLDDYGTRSVSRARSMSRCPPTCLLFPLQPRC
- the BAIAP2 gene encoding BAR/IMD domain-containing adapter protein 2 isoform X1, translated to MVLPGPPGMSRSEEVHRLTENVYKTIMEQFNPSLRNFISMGKTYEKALASMTYAAKGYFDALVKMGELASESQGSKELGDVLFQMAEVHRQIQNQLEEMLKSFHNELLTQLEQKVELDSRYLSAALKKYQTEQRSKGDSLDKCQAELKKLRKKSQGSKNPQKYSDKELQYIEAISNKQGELENYVSDSYKTALTEERRRFCFLVEKQCAVAKSAITYHAKGKEMLTQKLPLWQQSCSDPNKIPDRAVQLMQQMAASSNGTIMPNPLSTSKSNLIISDPIPGAKPLPVPPELAPFVGRMSAQEAMPVMNGVSGPDSDGYNHWSEMKPAQPKSLSPPQPQKQLSDSYSNTLPVRKNVPPKNSYASAENKTLPRSSSMAAGLERNGRTRVQAIFSHAAGDNSTLLSFKEGDLITLLVPEARDGWHYGESEKTKMRGWFPFSYTRVLDSDGSERVHASLQQGKSSSTGNLLDKDDIAIPPPDYGMASQAFPPQGVNTFKQRPYSVAVPAFSQDYLMPYGCAIKDYSSGLCQPPSAHYKPYTRSTAGLDDYGTRSVSRNPFANVQLKPTVTNDRSAPLIS
- the BAIAP2 gene encoding BAR/IMD domain-containing adapter protein 2 isoform X6 gives rise to the protein MVLPGPPGMSRSEEVHRLTENVYKTIMEQFNPSLRNFISMGKTYEKALASMTYAAKGYFDALVKMGELASESQGSKELGDVLFQMAEVHRQIQNQLEEMLKSFHNELLTQLEQKVELDSRYLSAALKKYQTEQRSKGDSLDKCQAELKKLRKKSQGSKNPQKYSDKELQYIEAISNKQGELENYVSDSYKTALTEERRRFCFLVEKQCAVAKSAITYHAKGKEMLTQKLPLWQQSCSDPNKIPDRAVQLMQQMAASSNGTIMPNPLSTSKSNLIISDPIPGAKPLPVPPELAPFVGPQKQLSDSYSNTLPVRKNVPPKNSYASAENKTLPRSSSMAAGLERNGRTRVQAIFSHAAGDNSTLLSFKEGDLITLLVPEARDGWHYGESEKTKMRGWFPFSYTRVLDSDGSERVHASLQQGKSSSTGNLLDKDDIAIPPPDYGMASQAFPPQGVNTFKQRPYSVAVPAFSQDYLMPYGCAIKDYSSGLCQPPSAHYKPYTRSTAGLDDYGTRSVSRNPFANVQLKPTVTNDRSAPLIS
- the BAIAP2 gene encoding BAR/IMD domain-containing adapter protein 2 isoform X5 — its product is MVLPGPPGMSRSEEVHRLTENVYKTIMEQFNPSLRNFISMGKTYEKALASMTYAAKGYFDALVKMGELASESQGSKELGDVLFQMAEVHRQIQNQLEEMLKSFHNELLTQLEQKVELDSRYLSAALKKYQTEQRSKGDSLDKCQAELKKLRKKSQGSKNPQKYSDKELQYIEAISNKQGELENYVSDSYKTALTEERRRFCFLVEKQCAVAKSAITYHAKGKEMLTQKLPLWQQSCSDPNKIPDRAVQLMQQMAASSNGTIMPNPLSTSKSNLIISDPIPGAKPLPVPPELAPFVGRMSAQEAMPVMNGVSGPDSDGYNHWSEMKPAQPKSLSPPQPQKQLSDSYSNTLPVRKNVPPKNSYASAENKTLPRSSSMAAGLERNGRTRVQAIFSHAAGDNSTLLSFKEGDLITLLVPEARDGWHYGESEKTKMRGWFPFSYTRVLDSDGSERVHASLQQGKSSSTGNLLDKDDIAIPPPDYGMASQAFPPQGVNTFKQRPYSVAVPAFSQGLDDYGTRSVSRNPFANVQLKPTVTNDRSAPLIS
- the BAIAP2 gene encoding BAR/IMD domain-containing adapter protein 2 isoform X8; its protein translation is MVLPGPPGMSRSEEVHRLTENVYKTIMEQFNPSLRNFISMGKTYEKALASMTYAAKGYFDALVKMGELASESQGSKELGDVLFQMAEVHRQIQNQLEEMLKSFHNELLTQLEQKVELDSRYLSAALKKYQTEQRSKGDSLDKCQAELKKLRKKSQGSKNPQKYSDKELQYIEAISNKQGELENYVSDSYKTALTEERRRFCFLVEKQCAVAKSAITYHAKGKEMLTQKLPLWQQSCSDPNKIPDRAVQLMQQMAASSNGTIMPNPLSTSKSNLIISDPIPGAKPLPVPPELAPFVGRMSAQEAMPVMNGVSGPDSDGYNHWSEMKPAQPKSLSPPQPQKQLSDSYSNTLPVRKNVPPKNSYASAENKTLPRSSSMAAGLERNGRTRVQAIFSHAAGDNSTLLSFKEGDLITLLVPEARDGWHYGESEKTKMRGWFPFSYTRVLDSDGSERVHASLQQGKSSSTGNLLDKDDIAIPPPDYGMASQAFPPQGVNTFKQRPYSVAVPAFSQGLDDYGTRSVSSPDVEVARF
- the BAIAP2 gene encoding BAR/IMD domain-containing adapter protein 2 isoform X4; translation: MVLPGPPGMSRSEEVHRLTENVYKTIMEQFNPSLRNFISMGKTYEKALASMTYAAKGYFDALVKMGELASESQGSKELGDVLFQMAEVHRQIQNQLEEMLKSFHNELLTQLEQKVELDSRYLSAALKKYQTEQRSKGDSLDKCQAELKKLRKKSQGSKNPQKYSDKELQYIEAISNKQGELENYVSDSYKTALTEERRRFCFLVEKQCAVAKSAITYHAKGKEMLTQKLPLWQQSCSDPNKIPDRAVQLMQQMAASSNGTIMPNPLSTSKSNLIISDPIPGAKPLPVPPELAPFVGRMSAQEAMPVMNGVSGPDSDGYNHWSEMKPAQPKSLSPPQPQKQLSDSYSNTLPVRKNVPPKNSYASAENKTLPRSSSMAAGLERNGRTRVQAIFSHAAGDNSTLLSFKEGDLITLLVPEARDGWHYGESEKTKMRGWFPFSYTRVLDSDGSERVHASLQQGKSSSTGNLLDKDDIAIPPPDYGMASQAFPPQGVNTFKQRPYSVAVPAFSQDYLMPYGCAIKDYSSGLCQPPSAHYKPYTRSTAGLDDYGTRSVSSPDVEVARF